A section of the Methanococcus vannielii SB genome encodes:
- a CDS encoding 2,5-diamino-6-(ribosylamino)-4(3H)-pyrimidinone 5'-phosphate reductase, which produces MDKKESLRKIVETIDNIKELAEYGIPVLIEGKKDAESLKNLGISGRFIFVSRTPIFQIADTLKKEGILEVILLTDFDKAGKKYAREILSEFQNRGIKVNNILRNELLKYSRGDLKDIESIYAYISRRVDIMPNFDDMLLPHVISNVGMTLDGKLATVSNDSRISSENDLKRVHELRKEVDGILVGIGTILKDDPRLTVHKVPAVPKENPIRIVVDSSLRIPMTARVLNSDAKTIIATTKPSSNEKDEKIRKLISMGVTVIQTGAKKVNLKDLMNELYKQGIKKILLEGGGTLNFGMFKENLISEIRVYVAPKIFGGSNAPTYVDGEGFKTVEDSPKLELKNHYILDDGIILEYIVIK; this is translated from the coding sequence ATGGATAAAAAGGAATCTTTAAGGAAAATTGTTGAAACTATTGATAATATAAAAGAATTGGCAGAATATGGCATTCCAGTACTGATTGAAGGAAAAAAGGATGCTGAATCATTGAAAAATTTGGGAATTTCTGGAAGATTTATCTTTGTTTCAAGAACTCCAATATTTCAAATTGCAGACACTTTAAAAAAAGAAGGTATTTTAGAAGTAATTTTACTAACTGACTTTGATAAAGCAGGTAAAAAGTATGCAAGGGAAATACTTTCGGAATTTCAAAATAGGGGCATTAAAGTAAATAATATTTTAAGAAACGAACTACTTAAATACTCCAGAGGAGATTTAAAAGATATAGAGAGTATTTATGCATATATTTCAAGAAGGGTCGATATTATGCCAAATTTTGACGATATGTTGTTACCGCATGTTATATCTAATGTAGGAATGACTCTTGATGGAAAACTTGCAACAGTTTCAAACGACTCAAGAATTTCATCTGAAAATGATTTAAAAAGAGTACATGAACTAAGAAAAGAAGTTGATGGAATACTGGTCGGTATTGGAACTATATTGAAAGACGATCCAAGGTTAACGGTACATAAGGTACCTGCAGTGCCTAAGGAAAACCCGATAAGAATTGTGGTTGATAGCAGTTTAAGAATTCCAATGACTGCAAGGGTATTAAATAGTGATGCAAAAACCATCATTGCAACTACAAAACCTTCTTCAAATGAAAAAGATGAAAAAATTCGAAAATTAATCAGTATGGGAGTTACAGTTATTCAAACAGGTGCCAAAAAAGTTAATTTAAAAGATTTAATGAATGAATTATATAAACAAGGCATAAAAAAGATACTGCTTGAAGGAGGGGGAACTTTAAACTTTGGAATGTTTAAAGAAAACTTGATAAGTGAAATAAGGGTATATGTAGCTCCAAAAATATTTGGTGGGTCAAATGCGCCGACCTATGTTGATGGTGAAGGATTTAAAACAGTTGAAGATAGTCCAAAACTTGAATTAAAGAACCATTACATTCTTGATGATGGAATAATCCTTGAATATATCGTGATTAAATAA
- a CDS encoding NAD+ synthase, which translates to MIRTDMELKELTNEICEFIREQVENANAKGAVVGLSGGIDSSLVAYLLVRALGKENVFGLIMPEKNSNPKDEKHGKLVAEKLGINYSIFDITPVLVAFDAGGYVLGKEFDKRSDGNLKPRIRMTKLYYEANKKNYLVSGTSNKSEIYMGYGTKHGDLGCDFLTLGNLFKTEVRQLSNYLEIPREIIEKAPSAGLWEGQTDEGELGITYEKLDQILNLMEKGKEIEDISEFLNVSIEKMLEIMTRISSNKHKSIPIPMP; encoded by the coding sequence ATGATTAGAACTGATATGGAACTTAAAGAACTTACGAATGAAATATGCGAATTTATCCGTGAACAAGTTGAAAATGCAAATGCAAAAGGCGCAGTAGTTGGTTTAAGCGGGGGAATAGATAGCTCCCTTGTAGCCTACCTATTAGTTCGTGCACTTGGAAAAGAAAATGTTTTTGGCTTAATAATGCCTGAAAAAAATTCAAATCCAAAAGATGAAAAACATGGAAAATTAGTTGCAGAAAAGCTGGGTATTAATTACTCTATTTTTGATATAACTCCAGTTTTAGTCGCATTTGATGCGGGAGGTTATGTTTTAGGAAAAGAATTTGATAAGCGTTCAGATGGAAACTTAAAACCCAGAATAAGAATGACTAAACTTTATTATGAAGCAAATAAAAAGAACTACCTTGTTTCAGGAACGTCAAATAAATCTGAAATATATATGGGCTATGGCACAAAACACGGAGATTTAGGCTGTGATTTTTTGACATTAGGTAACCTCTTTAAAACTGAAGTAAGGCAACTTTCAAATTATCTGGAAATTCCAAGGGAAATAATTGAAAAAGCACCTTCGGCAGGATTGTGGGAAGGGCAAACTGATGAAGGGGAACTTGGAATTACTTATGAAAAACTAGACCAAATACTTAATTTAATGGAAAAAGGAAAGGAAATAGAAGATATTTCTGAATTTTTAAACGTTTCAATCGAAAAAATGCTCGAAATAATGACTCGAATTTCATCAAACAAGCATAAATCCATTCCAATTCCAATGCCTTAA
- a CDS encoding methyl-coenzyme M reductase glutamine C-methyltransferase translates to MKVIIYSKDIYSYGAMLISGILKEKHNYDVKLVRNLSENNLFLNSDVVIFSLYSTLNILDENIKNTIELIKKSGKTRVYVAGPVSAYPEIILNELNLDGVILGEGELTTPEIILGGKNGLAYFKNDEIIKNNVEKKPELDFSKIYIPKDIEKQTVRGANIYMETHRGCLGHCTFCQVPEFFGRDIRSKPLELILNEVKALKRRGVNRIAISGGTGSLYNFKNSLNRDNFIEMVKSVSEIIGKENLSIPDMRVDYIDEEILCAIRDYSIGWVFYGIESGSNELLKKMKKGTNTAKNLRAIKTAKECGVKVAGSFIVGHPDESEYDYLLTKDFIVDAELDDIFISAAEPIPGTELCKTVLNTKYEENPTFMVHSGQYRKYGLKENEARAYDLMMHSEMWKSNQKVITKNLAKVYLEEAKMQGADIRKVTELLFKYRNFII, encoded by the coding sequence ATGAAAGTTATAATATATTCAAAGGACATATATTCTTACGGTGCAATGCTTATTTCAGGAATTTTAAAGGAAAAACACAACTACGATGTAAAACTTGTTCGAAATTTATCTGAAAACAATCTTTTTTTAAATTCTGATGTTGTTATATTTAGCCTTTATTCAACATTGAATATTTTGGACGAAAACATAAAAAATACGATAGAATTAATAAAAAAGTCTGGAAAAACTAGGGTTTATGTTGCAGGGCCAGTTTCTGCTTATCCTGAGATTATATTAAATGAATTAAACTTAGATGGCGTAATTTTAGGGGAAGGTGAACTTACAACCCCTGAAATTATTTTAGGAGGTAAAAATGGCCTTGCGTATTTTAAAAACGATGAAATTATCAAAAATAATGTAGAAAAAAAGCCAGAACTCGATTTTTCAAAAATATATATTCCAAAAGATATTGAAAAACAGACAGTAAGAGGGGCAAATATCTATATGGAAACGCATAGGGGATGTCTTGGACACTGCACGTTTTGTCAGGTTCCTGAATTTTTTGGGCGAGATATAAGAAGTAAACCTTTAGAATTAATATTAAATGAAGTAAAAGCACTTAAAAGACGAGGGGTAAATAGAATTGCAATAAGTGGGGGCACTGGAAGCCTTTATAATTTTAAAAATTCTTTAAATCGGGATAATTTTATAGAAATGGTAAAATCGGTTTCAGAAATTATTGGAAAAGAAAATTTATCCATTCCAGATATGAGGGTAGATTATATCGATGAAGAAATACTTTGTGCAATCAGGGATTATTCAATAGGATGGGTTTTTTATGGGATTGAGAGTGGGAGTAACGAACTCCTTAAAAAAATGAAAAAAGGAACAAATACTGCCAAAAACTTAAGAGCAATAAAAACTGCAAAAGAATGTGGAGTAAAAGTTGCAGGAAGCTTTATTGTTGGCCATCCTGATGAATCAGAGTATGATTACCTACTTACTAAGGATTTTATCGTAGATGCGGAGCTTGATGATATATTTATAAGTGCTGCAGAACCAATTCCTGGAACTGAATTATGTAAAACTGTTTTGAATACTAAATATGAAGAAAATCCAACATTTATGGTACACAGTGGACAATATCGAAAATATGGTTTAAAAGAAAATGAAGCAAGAGCTTATGACTTAATGATGCACTCAGAAATGTGGAAATCAAACCAAAAAGTAATCACTAAAAATCTTGCAAAAGTATACCTTGAAGAAGCAAAAATGCAAGGGGCGGATATTCGAAAAGTTACCGAATTACTATTTAAATACCGGAATTTTATAATTTAA
- the rimI gene encoding ribosomal protein S18-alanine N-acetyltransferase produces the protein MIVNIRKFRETDLKRVTDIEKQAFDKNYPEFLIMHIYTTFPDGFLVAEDENSMIIGYVIALVEWGNGHIVAIAVDESHRQIGVGTILLSSIENFLFNECHVKHTVLEVRFDNKFAREFYYSKNYSDRKVLYNYYDDGADAILMIKRRSDLVGNYPIFVNMW, from the coding sequence ATGATAGTAAACATAAGAAAATTCAGGGAAACAGATTTAAAACGTGTAACCGATATAGAAAAACAGGCTTTTGATAAAAATTACCCTGAATTTTTAATAATGCATATATATACAACATTTCCAGACGGTTTTTTAGTTGCTGAAGATGAAAATAGCATGATAATAGGATACGTTATTGCTCTTGTTGAATGGGGTAACGGCCATATTGTGGCTATTGCCGTTGATGAATCCCATAGGCAAATTGGTGTTGGAACTATCCTTTTAAGTTCCATAGAAAATTTTCTTTTTAATGAATGTCATGTAAAACATACCGTTTTAGAAGTAAGATTTGACAACAAATTTGCAAGGGAATTTTACTATTCAAAAAATTACTCGGATAGAAAGGTTCTTTACAATTATTATGATGATGGTGCAGATGCGATATTAATGATAAAACGAAGGTCAGATTTAGTTGGTAATTACCCTATTTTTGTAAACATGTGGTAG
- a CDS encoding sulfide-dependent adenosine diphosphate thiazole synthase — protein MDGKLRADEVAVTKSIIKSSFEMWMDLIEVDVVIVGGGPSGLTAAKYLAEKGVKTLVLERHLSFGGGTWGGGMGFPNIVVEKPADEILRSAGIKLKSVDGEPELFTADSVEVPAKLGVAAIDAGAKILTGIVVEDLILKEDKISGVVIQSYSIEKAGLHVDPITISAKYVIDSTGHDASVVSTLARKNKDLGIEVPGEKSMWAEKGENSLTRNTREIFPGLFVCGMTANAYHAGYRMGAIFGGMYLSGKKCAELILEKLNK, from the coding sequence ATGGATGGAAAATTAAGGGCAGATGAAGTAGCTGTTACAAAATCTATAATCAAGTCAAGTTTTGAGATGTGGATGGATTTAATTGAAGTAGATGTTGTAATAGTCGGAGGTGGCCCAAGTGGCCTTACTGCTGCAAAATACCTTGCAGAAAAAGGAGTAAAAACGCTCGTACTCGAGAGACACCTTTCTTTTGGAGGAGGAACTTGGGGCGGAGGAATGGGTTTTCCAAATATTGTTGTTGAAAAACCTGCTGATGAAATTTTACGATCCGCAGGAATTAAATTAAAATCGGTTGACGGAGAACCTGAACTATTTACTGCAGATTCTGTAGAAGTTCCTGCAAAACTCGGTGTTGCAGCAATTGATGCAGGTGCTAAGATATTAACTGGAATTGTTGTCGAAGATTTAATTTTAAAAGAAGACAAAATTTCTGGAGTAGTAATCCAGTCTTATTCCATTGAAAAAGCAGGGCTTCACGTTGACCCAATTACAATTTCTGCAAAATACGTGATAGATTCAACAGGACACGACGCTTCCGTAGTATCTACTCTTGCAAGGAAAAATAAAGACCTTGGAATAGAAGTTCCAGGCGAAAAATCAATGTGGGCAGAGAAAGGAGAAAACTCACTTACAAGGAACACTCGTGAAATTTTTCCAGGCCTTTTCGTTTGCGGAATGACGGCAAATGCATACCATGCAGGATACAGAATGGGCGCAATATTTGGTGGAATGTATCTTTCAGGAAAGAAATGTGCAGAATTAATATTAGAAAAGTTAAATAAATAA